A single region of the Streptomyces vilmorinianum genome encodes:
- a CDS encoding VOC family protein, producing the protein MFGQSKAFSGFSVDDLDKARRFYGETLGLQVEESGEGDMRMLTLKLGTGAGVFVYPKDNHTPASFTILNFPVDDIDAAVDELAKRGVSLERYPEFEADAKGVVRGTEGPTAIAWFTDPAGNVLSVLQD; encoded by the coding sequence ATGTTCGGACAGTCGAAGGCGTTCAGCGGCTTCTCGGTCGACGACCTCGACAAGGCCCGCCGGTTCTACGGCGAGACCCTCGGCCTCCAGGTGGAGGAGAGCGGGGAGGGCGACATGAGGATGCTCACCCTCAAGCTGGGCACCGGTGCCGGCGTCTTCGTCTACCCCAAGGACAACCACACGCCCGCGAGCTTCACGATCCTGAACTTCCCCGTGGACGACATCGACGCGGCCGTCGACGAGCTGGCGAAGCGCGGCGTGAGCCTGGAGCGCTATCCGGAGTTCGAGGCCGACGCCAAGGGTGTCGTCCGCGGCACCGAGGGTCCGACGGCGATCGCCTGGTTCACGGACCCGGCGGGCAACGTCCTGTCCGTCCTCCAGGACTGA
- the nadE gene encoding ammonia-dependent NAD(+) synthetase, with the protein MTDPASTALQQQIARELEVSPTFDPLVEIERRVAFLTERLTSTGLRGLVLGISGGVDSTTTGRLCQLAVERARAAGHDATFYAMRLPYGVQADEKDAQLALGFIAADRVLTVDVRPASDAALEACQTGGTAFRDAHHQDFVHGNIKARQRMIAQYAVAGAHDGLVVGTDHAAEAVSGFFTKHGDGAADVVPLTGLTKRRVRAVAEALGAPAELVWKTPTADLETLDPGKPDEDALGVTYDDIDDFLEGKPVGEPAFASIVRRYELTEHKRKLPIAP; encoded by the coding sequence GTGACCGACCCGGCGTCCACCGCCCTGCAGCAGCAGATCGCCCGGGAACTCGAGGTTTCCCCGACGTTCGACCCGCTCGTCGAGATCGAGCGCCGGGTGGCCTTCCTCACCGAGCGCCTCACCTCGACCGGGCTGCGCGGCCTGGTCCTCGGGATCAGCGGCGGTGTGGACTCCACGACCACGGGCCGGCTCTGCCAGCTCGCCGTGGAGCGGGCCCGGGCCGCGGGGCACGACGCCACCTTCTACGCCATGCGGCTGCCGTACGGCGTCCAGGCCGACGAGAAGGACGCCCAGCTCGCTCTCGGATTCATCGCCGCCGACCGGGTCCTGACGGTGGACGTCAGGCCGGCGAGCGACGCCGCCCTGGAGGCCTGCCAGACCGGTGGAACGGCCTTCAGGGACGCCCACCACCAGGACTTCGTGCACGGCAACATCAAGGCCCGGCAGCGGATGATCGCGCAGTACGCCGTCGCGGGCGCCCACGACGGCCTCGTCGTCGGCACCGACCACGCGGCGGAGGCGGTCTCCGGCTTCTTCACCAAGCACGGCGACGGCGCGGCCGACGTCGTCCCCCTCACGGGTCTGACCAAGCGCCGGGTACGGGCCGTCGCCGAGGCCCTCGGGGCCCCCGCCGAGCTGGTCTGGAAGACCCCGACGGCCGACCTGGAGACCCTCGACCCGGGCAAGCCCGACGAGGACGCGCTCGGCGTGACGTACGACGACATCGACGACTTCCTGGAGGGCAAGCCGGTCGGCGAGCCCGCCTTCGCCTCGATCGTCCGCCGCTACGAGCTCACCGAGCACAAGCGCAAGCTGCCGATCGCGCCCTGA
- a CDS encoding carbohydrate binding domain-containing protein, whose protein sequence is MRRTPFRRFGRAPATVAAAACLLGLLSAAPPAEPAAENTAPVAAAENTATVFYYTKTKNWSAYNLHYAPDGGAWTTVPGVAMEAACTDWVKKTVVLGSAEGLQATFNNGTGTWDNNGGGNYALGTGTITVKDGVVAHSDPCVATPTEPGNQATVYYSTAALGWTTANLHYAPAGGAWTTVPGVGMEAACTGWWKRTVDLGAATTMSAVFNNGNGVWDNNNGANYALPAGTTTVKDKVVTGNAANPCAAEVPDTQAPSVPTGVTASADGTSIVLTWEPSTDDKGVTRYQVTRTGGTAGTVVVDVASTVFSDTGLAERTAYSYTVKAVDAAGNTSAASAAAQATTGTAPPAPDPGRPLGTDPREDPIYFVLTARFHDGDTANNRGGSQHTKSGNAAAGDPMFRGDFKGLVNKLDYIKGLGFSAVWITPVVLNRSDYDYHGYHGYDFYKVDARLESAGASYQDLINAAHAKGMKIYQDVVYNHSSRWGAKGLFTPKVFGVRDSQWSWYYDEPNSSFEYDGLTVEPKSGKSYYNGDLWSTAEPTGNTCVNWGTPTQYTSPEGYRIYNCQWPNPTSGMFPKSLYHQCWIGNWEGEDSRSCWLHEDLADFDTESAAVQNHLIGAYDKYIDMGVDGFRVDTAVHIPRTTWNRRFLPAIQERVTQRFGAEAAKNFFVFGEVAAFVNDKWNRGSVNHSAQFYTWKERKEYALDDATAALEMYDYEQQLGPSGQPTSNNAFLNGNSYHTPDHSRFSGMHVIDMRMHMNFGDALNAFGNGRDSDDSYNDATYNVVYVDSHDYGPNKSSERYAGGTDAWAENMSLMWTFRGIPTLYYGSEIEFQKGRKIDCGPSCPLSTTGRAYFGDHLAGDVKASGFSMVESATGAVAQTLAQPLARHVQRLNQIRRAIPALQTGQYSTEGISGAMAYKRRWTSGTTDSFALVTVTHGAGFTGIPNGTYTDAVTGEQRVVTDGTLNVAAPGKGNLRVYVLNGPGRIGVPGPYLK, encoded by the coding sequence ATGCGACGCACTCCCTTCCGGCGGTTCGGACGCGCCCCGGCGACGGTCGCGGCCGCCGCCTGCCTGCTCGGGCTGCTCTCCGCCGCACCACCGGCCGAGCCGGCCGCCGAGAACACGGCGCCCGTCGCGGCCGCCGAGAACACCGCGACCGTCTTCTACTACACGAAGACGAAGAACTGGTCGGCCTACAACCTCCACTACGCGCCCGACGGCGGAGCCTGGACCACCGTCCCCGGTGTGGCGATGGAGGCGGCCTGTACGGACTGGGTGAAGAAGACCGTCGTCCTTGGCTCCGCCGAGGGACTCCAGGCCACGTTCAACAACGGCACGGGCACCTGGGACAACAACGGCGGCGGGAACTACGCCCTGGGCACCGGCACCATCACCGTCAAGGACGGTGTGGTCGCCCATTCCGACCCCTGCGTCGCCACGCCCACCGAGCCCGGCAACCAGGCCACCGTCTACTACTCCACCGCCGCCCTCGGCTGGACCACCGCCAACCTGCACTACGCGCCGGCCGGCGGAGCCTGGACCACCGTCCCGGGCGTCGGCATGGAGGCGGCCTGCACCGGCTGGTGGAAGCGGACGGTCGACCTGGGCGCCGCCACCACCATGAGCGCCGTCTTCAACAACGGCAACGGCGTCTGGGACAACAACAACGGCGCGAACTACGCGCTGCCCGCCGGCACGACCACGGTCAAGGACAAGGTCGTCACGGGCAACGCCGCGAACCCCTGTGCCGCCGAGGTCCCCGACACCCAGGCACCCAGCGTGCCCACCGGGGTCACCGCGAGCGCGGACGGCACCTCGATCGTGCTGACCTGGGAACCGTCCACCGACGACAAGGGGGTGACGCGGTATCAGGTGACCCGTACCGGAGGCACCGCCGGCACCGTCGTCGTCGACGTCGCCTCCACCGTCTTCTCCGACACCGGCCTGGCGGAGCGGACCGCCTACAGCTACACGGTCAAGGCCGTCGACGCGGCCGGCAACACCTCGGCTGCCTCCGCCGCCGCGCAGGCCACCACCGGCACCGCGCCGCCCGCCCCCGACCCGGGCCGCCCGCTCGGCACCGACCCGCGCGAGGACCCGATCTACTTCGTCCTGACCGCGCGCTTCCACGACGGCGACACGGCCAACAACCGCGGTGGCAGCCAGCACACGAAGTCCGGGAACGCGGCCGCCGGCGACCCCATGTTCCGGGGTGACTTCAAGGGCCTGGTGAACAAGCTCGACTACATCAAGGGCCTCGGCTTCTCCGCCGTGTGGATCACCCCGGTGGTGCTCAACCGGTCCGACTACGACTACCACGGGTACCACGGCTACGACTTCTACAAGGTGGACGCCCGTCTGGAGTCCGCGGGCGCCTCGTACCAGGACCTGATCAACGCGGCCCACGCCAAGGGCATGAAGATCTACCAGGACGTCGTCTACAACCACTCCTCCCGCTGGGGCGCCAAGGGCCTGTTCACCCCGAAGGTGTTCGGCGTCCGCGACAGCCAGTGGAGCTGGTACTACGACGAGCCGAACTCCTCCTTCGAGTACGACGGACTGACCGTCGAGCCGAAGTCCGGGAAGTCGTACTACAACGGCGACCTGTGGTCGACGGCCGAGCCGACCGGCAACACCTGCGTCAACTGGGGCACCCCGACGCAGTACACCTCCCCTGAGGGCTACCGGATCTACAACTGCCAGTGGCCGAACCCGACGTCCGGCATGTTCCCGAAGTCGCTCTACCACCAGTGCTGGATCGGCAACTGGGAGGGCGAGGACTCCCGTTCCTGCTGGCTGCACGAGGACCTCGCCGACTTCGACACCGAGTCCGCGGCCGTGCAGAACCATCTGATCGGCGCCTACGACAAGTACATCGACATGGGCGTCGACGGCTTCCGCGTCGACACCGCCGTCCACATCCCGCGCACCACCTGGAACCGGCGCTTCCTGCCCGCCATCCAGGAGCGCGTCACCCAGAGGTTCGGGGCCGAGGCCGCGAAGAACTTCTTCGTCTTCGGCGAGGTCGCCGCCTTCGTCAACGACAAGTGGAACCGCGGCTCGGTCAACCACTCCGCCCAGTTCTACACATGGAAGGAGCGCAAGGAGTACGCGCTCGACGACGCCACGGCCGCGCTGGAGATGTACGACTACGAGCAGCAGCTCGGCCCGTCCGGCCAGCCGACGTCGAACAACGCCTTCCTGAACGGAAACAGCTACCACACGCCGGACCACAGCAGGTTCTCCGGGATGCACGTCATCGACATGCGCATGCACATGAACTTCGGTGACGCGCTCAACGCCTTCGGCAACGGCAGGGACTCCGACGACAGTTACAACGACGCCACCTACAACGTCGTCTACGTCGACAGTCACGACTACGGGCCCAACAAGAGCAGCGAACGCTACGCCGGCGGCACGGACGCCTGGGCCGAGAACATGTCGCTGATGTGGACCTTCCGCGGCATCCCGACGCTGTACTACGGCTCCGAGATCGAGTTCCAGAAGGGCAGGAAGATCGACTGCGGGCCCAGCTGCCCGCTGTCGACCACCGGCCGCGCCTACTTCGGCGACCATCTCGCCGGGGACGTGAAGGCCTCCGGCTTCTCCATGGTCGAGTCGGCGACCGGTGCCGTCGCCCAGACCCTCGCCCAGCCGCTGGCCCGGCACGTCCAGCGGCTCAACCAGATCCGCCGGGCGATCCCGGCCCTGCAGACGGGCCAGTACTCCACCGAGGGCATCAGCGGGGCGATGGCGTACAAGCGCCGCTGGACGAGCGGCACGACGGACAGCTTCGCGCTGGTCACCGTCACCCACGGGGCCGGCTTCACCGGCATCCCGAACGGCACCTACACCGACGCCGTCACCGGCGAGCAGCGGGTCGTCACCGACGGCACGCTGAACGTCGCGGCTCCCGGCAAGGGCAACCTGCGGGTGTACGTCCTGAACGGGCCCGGCCGGATCGGCGTCCCGGGGCCGTACCTGAAGTAG
- a CDS encoding STAS domain-containing protein, producing the protein MSTASTAPILAELPQPHPLVRDQGADGAPCSIVVHSCTHIGATTLLVRLTGEVDHYSAAPLRAILASAAADGCTDLVLDASRVTFCDSGLLAVLDQWSRLGRRYRIDAPTEVVLRLLRVAAGTLRTPLRGRRA; encoded by the coding sequence GTGAGTACCGCGAGCACCGCACCGATACTGGCCGAGCTGCCCCAGCCCCATCCCCTCGTGCGTGACCAGGGCGCGGACGGCGCGCCCTGCTCCATAGTCGTCCACTCCTGCACGCACATCGGCGCCACGACCCTCCTCGTCCGGCTGACGGGGGAGGTCGACCACTACAGCGCCGCGCCGCTGCGGGCCATACTCGCCTCCGCCGCCGCGGACGGCTGCACCGACCTCGTCCTTGACGCCTCCCGCGTCACGTTCTGCGACTCCGGCCTGCTCGCCGTCCTGGACCAGTGGTCCCGGCTCGGCCGCCGCTACCGCATCGACGCCCCCACGGAGGTCGTCCTGAGGCTGCTGCGGGTCGCCGCGGGCACCCTGCGGACACCTCTCCGGGGCAGAAGGGCCTAG
- a CDS encoding molybdopterin-dependent oxidoreductase, whose product MATSQPPREPTRTDRLLAALGGILAGYVSLAVAELVAALVRPEARPVTAVGGALVDRTPAAVEQWAIRTFGESDKAVLQLGILVVLGVLAGLVGLLALRHRTAGVSAVLLFGVVGALAAVSRPDSESLADALPSLIGAVAGAVLLYVLIGRLLAPRPLAGEQAAAAAGRRGFLLVAASSVVAATGAAALGRATGGTRQEGAVASRRALRLPRPASPAPAVPPGAQLPVPGISPFLTPNRDFYRVDTALVVPRVDADRWHLRVHGLGVTRELRLDLADLTGREAVERDITLACVSNEVGGPYVGNARWLGVRLADVLREAGVRPPSEGGPADQIVARSVDGMTIGTPVEDVMDGRDALLAFGMNGEPLPFDHGFPVRMIVPGLYGYVSACKWIEEIELTTFDAYDAYWVPRGWAREAPVKTQSRIDTPRSSVRPQDGTVMVAGVAWAQHRGIAGVQVRVDDGPWRDARLGAEDTRDTWRQWVYAWEAAPGRHTLTVRATDGAGETQTERRTDTMPDGASGWHSVVVTVE is encoded by the coding sequence ATGGCCACCTCCCAGCCCCCGCGTGAGCCCACGCGTACAGACCGCCTCCTGGCCGCGCTCGGCGGAATCCTCGCCGGGTACGTCTCCCTCGCCGTCGCCGAGCTCGTCGCGGCGCTGGTCCGCCCCGAGGCGCGTCCCGTCACGGCGGTCGGGGGCGCCCTCGTCGACCGGACCCCGGCCGCCGTCGAACAGTGGGCGATCCGGACGTTCGGGGAGAGCGACAAGGCCGTCCTCCAGCTGGGCATCCTCGTCGTGCTCGGCGTCCTGGCCGGACTCGTCGGCCTGCTGGCGCTCCGCCACCGTACGGCCGGGGTGTCTGCGGTGCTGCTCTTCGGTGTCGTCGGCGCGCTGGCCGCCGTGAGCCGGCCGGACTCCGAGTCCCTCGCCGACGCCCTGCCCTCGCTGATCGGCGCGGTGGCGGGTGCGGTACTCCTGTACGTACTCATCGGCCGGCTGCTCGCCCCGCGCCCGCTCGCCGGGGAACAGGCGGCCGCCGCCGCGGGCCGCCGCGGCTTCCTCCTGGTCGCCGCCTCCTCCGTCGTCGCCGCGACGGGCGCGGCGGCCCTCGGCAGGGCCACCGGCGGCACCCGCCAGGAGGGCGCCGTGGCCTCGCGGCGCGCGCTGCGGCTGCCCCGCCCCGCCTCGCCGGCGCCGGCCGTCCCGCCCGGTGCCCAGCTGCCCGTGCCCGGCATCAGCCCCTTCCTCACCCCGAACCGGGACTTCTACCGGGTCGACACCGCGCTCGTCGTTCCCCGGGTCGACGCCGACCGCTGGCACCTGCGCGTCCACGGCCTAGGCGTGACCCGGGAACTCCGCCTCGACCTCGCGGACCTGACGGGCCGTGAAGCGGTCGAGCGGGACATCACCCTGGCCTGCGTCTCCAACGAGGTCGGCGGGCCGTACGTCGGCAACGCGCGCTGGCTCGGGGTCCGGCTGGCGGACGTTCTGCGGGAGGCGGGTGTACGACCGCCGTCCGAGGGCGGCCCGGCCGACCAGATCGTGGCCCGCTCCGTCGACGGGATGACGATCGGCACCCCCGTCGAGGACGTGATGGACGGCCGTGACGCGCTCCTCGCGTTCGGCATGAACGGCGAGCCGCTCCCCTTCGACCACGGCTTCCCCGTCCGGATGATCGTGCCGGGGCTGTACGGCTACGTCTCCGCCTGCAAGTGGATCGAGGAGATCGAACTCACCACCTTCGACGCCTACGACGCCTACTGGGTGCCGCGCGGCTGGGCCCGCGAGGCACCCGTCAAGACCCAGTCCCGCATCGACACCCCGCGCTCCTCCGTCCGCCCGCAGGACGGCACCGTCATGGTCGCCGGCGTCGCCTGGGCCCAGCACCGGGGCATCGCGGGCGTCCAGGTGCGGGTCGACGACGGTCCCTGGCGGGACGCGCGGCTCGGGGCCGAGGACACCCGGGACACCTGGCGCCAGTGGGTGTACGCCTGGGAGGCCGCTCCGGGCCGCCACACCCTCACCGTCCGGGCCACGGACGGCGCGGGGGAGACCCAGACCGAGCGCCGCACCGACACCATGCCCGACGGGGCGAGCGGGTGGCACTCGGTCGTCGTGACCGTCGAGTGA
- a CDS encoding amino acid ABC transporter permease, whose protein sequence is MKAQPTVLYDVPGRRARRRNVLYTVLFLVALALLIWWVLQSLADKNQLEADKWEPFFTDSRSWSTYLLPGLKNTVIAAALAMVIALPLGALFGIARLSDHTWVRGAAGTVVEFFRAIPVLILMLFANAAYAEFTDISPASRPMYAVVTGLVLYNASVLAEVVRAGILSLPSGQTDAAKAIGMRKGQTMSYVLLPQSVTAMLPALVSQLVVIVKDTALGGAMLGFSELLASVRPMSANYGANTIASFTIVAVIFVILNFALTTFAGWLERRLRRAKKSTGAVVGADAVEELARPGEHMEPGEGEK, encoded by the coding sequence ATGAAGGCCCAACCCACCGTCCTCTACGACGTCCCGGGCCGGCGCGCCCGGCGGCGCAACGTCCTCTACACCGTCCTCTTCCTCGTCGCTCTGGCCCTGCTCATCTGGTGGGTCCTGCAGAGCCTCGCGGACAAGAACCAGCTCGAGGCGGACAAGTGGGAACCGTTCTTCACGGACTCCCGCAGCTGGTCCACGTACCTTCTCCCCGGCCTGAAGAACACGGTGATCGCCGCGGCGCTCGCCATGGTCATCGCGCTGCCCCTCGGCGCGCTCTTCGGCATCGCCCGGCTCTCCGACCACACGTGGGTGCGCGGCGCGGCCGGCACGGTCGTGGAGTTCTTCCGCGCCATCCCCGTCCTGATCCTGATGCTCTTCGCCAACGCCGCCTACGCCGAGTTCACCGACATCAGCCCGGCGAGCCGCCCCATGTACGCGGTCGTCACCGGCCTCGTCCTCTACAACGCCTCGGTCCTCGCCGAGGTCGTCCGGGCCGGCATCCTCTCCCTGCCCAGCGGCCAGACCGACGCGGCCAAGGCGATCGGCATGCGCAAGGGCCAGACGATGAGTTACGTCCTGCTGCCCCAGTCGGTCACCGCGATGCTCCCGGCGCTCGTCAGCCAGCTCGTCGTCATCGTCAAGGACACCGCGCTCGGCGGCGCGATGCTCGGCTTCTCCGAACTCCTCGCGTCCGTCCGCCCGATGAGCGCGAACTACGGCGCGAACACCATCGCCAGCTTCACCATCGTCGCCGTCATCTTCGTCATCCTGAACTTCGCCCTCACCACGTTCGCCGGCTGGCTGGAACGCCGGCTGCGGCGCGCCAAGAAGTCGACCGGCGCGGTCGTCGGTGCCGACGCGGTCGAGGAGCTGGCGAGGCCTGGCGAGCACATGGAGCCGGGCGAGGGCGAGAAATGA
- a CDS encoding amino acid ABC transporter permease, translating to MFDFLEGYDILGAFWVTVQLTVYSAIGSLIWGTLLAAMRVSPVPLMRGFGTAYVNIVRNIPLTVIIVFTSLGLFQTLGVNMGADDFTTINFRLAVLGLIAYTSAFVCEAVRSGINTVPLGQVEAARAIGLSFPQVLRLIVLPQAFRSVVGPLANVLIALTKNTTVAAAIGVAEAALLMREMIENEAQLILISAIFAFGFICLTLPTGLFLGWLSKKVAVRR from the coding sequence GTGTTCGACTTCCTCGAAGGGTACGACATCCTGGGGGCCTTCTGGGTGACGGTGCAGCTCACCGTCTACTCGGCGATCGGCTCCCTGATCTGGGGGACGCTGCTGGCGGCCATGCGCGTCAGCCCCGTCCCCCTGATGCGGGGCTTCGGCACCGCCTACGTCAACATCGTCCGCAACATCCCCCTGACCGTCATCATCGTCTTCACCTCGCTCGGTCTGTTCCAGACCCTCGGGGTGAACATGGGCGCCGATGACTTCACCACCATCAACTTCCGGCTCGCCGTCCTCGGCCTGATCGCCTACACGTCCGCCTTCGTCTGCGAGGCGGTGCGGTCGGGCATCAACACCGTGCCCCTCGGGCAGGTGGAGGCGGCCCGCGCCATCGGGCTCAGCTTCCCGCAGGTGCTGCGCCTGATCGTGCTGCCGCAGGCATTCCGCTCGGTCGTGGGACCGCTGGCCAACGTGCTGATCGCGCTGACCAAGAACACCACCGTGGCCGCCGCGATCGGCGTCGCCGAAGCCGCCCTGCTGATGCGGGAGATGATCGAGAACGAGGCCCAGCTCATCCTCATCTCGGCGATCTTCGCGTTCGGTTTCATCTGCCTCACCCTTCCCACCGGGCTCTTCCTCGGCTGGCTGAGCAAGAAGGTGGCGGTGCGTCGATGA
- a CDS encoding glutamate ABC transporter substrate-binding protein, translating into MNPRKLTKAGVAAAAALALSFSVAGCGDDNGGGGGDQKITVGIKYDQPGLGLQTPDGTYTGFDVDVATYVAKQLGYDPGDIEWKEAKSADRETLLQRGDVDFIAATYSINDQRAEKVDFAGPYLLAHQDVLIRADDNSITKPEDLNNKKLCSVTGSTSAQNVKARIAPDAQLQEYGGYSECLTGLENGVIDAVTTDDSILAGYASQPEFEGKFKLGGFEMSNENYGIGVQKGSELKEQINDALEKMVAEGAWDEAVKKNFGPAEYQNEPAPEIGVIVK; encoded by the coding sequence ATGAACCCGCGCAAGCTCACCAAGGCCGGGGTGGCCGCGGCCGCCGCGCTGGCACTCTCCTTCTCCGTGGCCGGCTGCGGCGACGACAACGGAGGTGGCGGCGGCGACCAGAAGATCACCGTCGGCATCAAGTACGACCAGCCCGGCCTCGGGCTGCAGACCCCGGACGGCACGTACACCGGCTTCGACGTCGACGTGGCGACCTACGTGGCCAAGCAGCTCGGTTACGATCCCGGCGACATCGAATGGAAGGAGGCCAAGAGCGCCGACCGCGAGACGCTGCTGCAGCGCGGTGACGTCGACTTCATCGCGGCGACGTACTCGATCAACGACCAGCGCGCGGAGAAGGTCGACTTCGCCGGTCCGTACCTCCTGGCCCACCAGGACGTGCTGATCCGCGCGGACGACAACAGCATCACCAAGCCCGAGGACCTCAACAACAAGAAGCTCTGCTCGGTCACCGGCTCGACGTCCGCGCAGAACGTCAAGGCGCGCATCGCCCCCGATGCCCAACTCCAGGAGTACGGCGGTTACTCGGAGTGCCTGACGGGCCTGGAGAACGGGGTCATCGACGCCGTCACCACCGATGACTCGATCCTCGCGGGCTACGCCTCGCAGCCCGAGTTCGAGGGCAAGTTCAAGCTCGGTGGTTTCGAGATGAGCAACGAGAACTACGGCATCGGCGTCCAGAAGGGCAGCGAACTCAAGGAGCAGATCAACGACGCCCTGGAGAAGATGGTCGCCGAAGGCGCCTGGGACGAGGCGGTGAAGAAGAACTTCGGGCCCGCCGAGTACCAGAACGAGCCCGCCCCGGAGATCGGTGTCATCGTCAAGTAG
- a CDS encoding amino acid ABC transporter ATP-binding protein, whose protein sequence is MPDELVVLKNVDKHFGALHVLQAINLTVDRGEVVVVIGPSGGGKSTLCRAINRLETIDSGEIFIDGKPLPAEGRELAALRADVGMVFQSFNLFAHKTVLENVTLGQIKVRKKDKKAAEQRARQLLDRVGVANQADKYPAQLSGGQQQRVAIARALAMEPKVMLFDEPTSALDPEMINEVLEVMQQLARDGMTMVVVTHEMGFARSAANRVVFMADGRIVEETTPDQFFSNPRTDRAKDFLSKILHH, encoded by the coding sequence ATGCCCGACGAGCTCGTCGTACTCAAGAACGTCGACAAACACTTCGGTGCGCTCCATGTGCTCCAGGCCATCAACCTGACGGTCGACCGGGGCGAGGTCGTCGTGGTCATCGGCCCGTCCGGCGGCGGTAAGTCCACGCTCTGCCGGGCCATCAACCGGCTGGAGACCATCGACTCCGGCGAGATCTTCATCGACGGCAAGCCGCTGCCCGCCGAGGGCCGCGAGCTCGCCGCGCTGCGCGCCGACGTCGGCATGGTCTTCCAGTCCTTCAACCTCTTCGCGCACAAGACCGTGCTCGAGAACGTCACCCTCGGCCAGATCAAGGTCCGCAAGAAGGACAAGAAGGCCGCCGAGCAGCGGGCCCGCCAACTGCTCGACCGCGTGGGGGTGGCGAACCAGGCGGACAAGTACCCCGCCCAGCTCTCCGGCGGCCAGCAGCAGCGCGTCGCGATCGCCCGGGCGCTGGCCATGGAGCCGAAGGTGATGCTCTTCGACGAGCCGACCTCCGCGCTCGACCCCGAGATGATCAATGAGGTCCTGGAGGTGATGCAGCAGCTCGCCCGGGACGGAATGACCATGGTCGTCGTCACCCACGAGATGGGCTTCGCCCGTTCGGCCGCCAACCGTGTGGTGTTCATGGCGGACGGCAGGATCGTGGAAGAGACGACACCCGACCAGTTCTTCAGCAACCCGCGCACCGACCGCGCAAAGGACTTCCTGTCGAAGATCCTGCACCACTGA